The region TTTTATTTATATCCCGTTTATATTACCTTTTAATGTTTGGGGTAAAGCAGCTACAAGAATGAGCTTGCTTTGGGAACAAAAAAACCTGACATATAATGAGGATGAAAAACAATACCCGTTGTTTTATTTTTACTTTCAATACTTTATTAATTTTATTTTTGATGCTTCTATCGTCTTGATATGGCCTATTGGTTTAATTCTTTCTTTCATTGCATTATTTAGTGGAGATGGTTTTGGTGGATTTTTAATTTCGCTATTTGGGTTTTATATTTCTGTTTTAGGAATAAGGCTTAATAAAGAGCTAACTTTCTTTATTGTTAATAAACTGATAATTTGGTTGATTGATGTAATTGCTAATATGGGGCAATTAATTAAAAATGCGTGGCTGCTAAATATTGTGGTTAAACGTAAAGAGATTAAAGAGTAATCAACTGGTGGTAGTTTAGTTAATGATTTACCTACTTTATCAGTTAGTTTATTCAAAGAAGTTGCCTGCAAAGGCAGCTTCTTATATAAAAATTCACTGTTGTCCGATAAAAAAATTAAGAGTGAGGAGACTTGAATGCCCCCCCAACTCTTTTTCGTAGTTTTGTTTTACCACAAAAAAACTACTATGGATAAAAGTACACATTTTTTTGGCACATCGGTTTTCGGACAGCTGATTTCCTTAATTGATTCAAAAATCATCACTACCAGTGCAAAAAAGCACAATTCAGATCACTATGTGAAGAAGTTCAAAACAAAAGATCACTTAATTAGTATGTTGTTTTGTTCTTTTGCCAAATGCACATCCTTACGCGAAGTAAGTGGCGCAATGCTTGGTTTATCAGGTAAAACCAAACATTTTCAGTTAAATCATATTCCAAAGAAAAGTACCTTGTCAGATTCAAATAAACGTAGAGATTGTGACGTATTCGGGGAAATCTACAATAAGCTACTCAAACAATATGGTCATCATATCTCGGACAGCAGGATTAAAGATGTTATAAACAAGCAGGTAGAGATTATTGACAGCTCAACCATCAGTTTGTTTAAGGATATATTGAAGTGTGTTGGGCGGCATCCTAAAACCGGTAAAAAGAAAGGCGGTATAAAACTTCATGCAACGATAAATGCAGACGAAACTGCACCCAAGATGGTTTGGCTCACCAGTGCTGCCACTCATGAACATGTATTGTTAAATAGTCTTAAGCATAATGCAAACACAATATACGTATTTGACAAAGGCTATAATGACTACAAAGCCTTTGATAAATTTTCGCAAACAGATACAGGTTTTGTCACCCGAATAAAAGACAATGCAGCATATAAAACGCTAAATGATTGTAAGATAGAAGAACATATTCATAGTGGGGTTGAAAAAGATGAAATCATAGAAGTTCAGGTAAAATATGAGA is a window of Salinivirga cyanobacteriivorans DNA encoding:
- a CDS encoding IS4 family transposase, giving the protein MDKSTHFFGTSVFGQLISLIDSKIITTSAKKHNSDHYVKKFKTKDHLISMLFCSFAKCTSLREVSGAMLGLSGKTKHFQLNHIPKKSTLSDSNKRRDCDVFGEIYNKLLKQYGHHISDSRIKDVINKQVEIIDSSTISLFKDILKCVGRHPKTGKKKGGIKLHATINADETAPKMVWLTSAATHEHVLLNSLKHNANTIYVFDKGYNDYKAFDKFSQTDTGFVTRIKDNAAYKTLNDCKIEEHIHSGVEKDEIIEVQVKYENNTRPLKLRKVQFYDRTLKRRFEFLTNLFEMRADLIAAIYKLRWQIELLFKQLKQIFPLKYFLGDNENAIKIQIYCALIANLLMTVIQKTLKRKWAFSNLVSFCKIHLFNYIHLFRFLEHPDKDWQKTYDELMQPSLF